The Candidatus Bathyarchaeia archaeon DNA window GGGGCTTCCAGATGCCTACCATATTTGATAGCCGGAAACCCCGTCAACTTTGGTTGCCCAACAAAACTAAGCACCGTTGAGGCTTTGGCGGCAGCCCTCTACATAGCTGGATTTAAGGAGGACGCCTATAGACTGTTAGCCATATTCAAGTGGGGACACACGTTCATCGAACTAAACAGGGAGATGCTTGAAGAATACGCAAGGGCGAAGAACAGCCGTGAAGTCATAGAAAAACAGAAAAAATTTTTGAGCCAGCATGAGATAAAAACTCCAAAAACCGTTGAATAAAATGGAGCCCGTAATGGATTTACCCATATTCATAGCTTCCGTAGTCTTGATTTCCCTATCGGGTGTAATGGCACCCGGGCCAGTTTTTGCGGTGACTGTTGCAAAGGGTTATGAAAGTAAGAAAGCTGGGGCTTTGATAGCCCTCGGCCATGGGGTAATAGAATTTCCTTTAATCTTCCTCTTGTATCTTGGGCTTTCAGAGTTCTTCCGCTCTGTTCATGTCCAAAAAACGATCAGCTTCGTGGGAGGTATAGTTCTCATTTTCTTAGGTTTCCAAATGTTTAGGAACCGTGGAAAAATCGGTTTAAAACCACAGTCCTCGGGGTACACCTCCCTTGTCGCAGGTTTTATCGCGACGACTGCGAATCCCTATTTTTTCCTCTGGTGGGCAACTGTTGGCGCAACCCTAGTCCTTAATGCTTCGATGTTTGGCTATCTGGGCATTGTCCTGTTTGCCGTTGTCCACTGGTCTTGTGATCTAGTATGGGACACTTTTGTATCTATAACGGTCTTCAAGTCGCGACGTTTATGGACCCAGAAAGTTTTTGACGTAATATTCGCGTTTTGTTTTGCAGTTTTGGCAGTTTTCGGCGTGTGGTTTATAGCTTCAGCCCTTCTATGGTAGACCGCTCACTTTCTTGAACCTATAGCGCTCATAAATTAGCTCGACACTGTTGTTTTCAATTATGAACTCTACTGGAAGCTTTCCGCCCGCTTGGAATGCATAAAATTTTTTCACGTTGCCTTCAAGGTTTTCTGGAATCAGCGGAATCACCATATCCACGTACTTGTCACAAATTTCTATTTGGAGGAGACCTCCCTTGGCCACAACTTTCGCGTCCATTGTCCCCTTATAGGTTTCGTATATCCCGGTAAGCTGCTCGTACGTGCTTTCAACCTTTACGAATGGAAGTTTCTCCGGGTCTTCTCCCACCAGCATGACGAGAGCATAGAGGCCCATCTGAGACATAGGATAGCCGCTTCCATTAGCCAATAGGACGACTCCAACCTTCTTCTCCGGAATATAGCCCATATAAGCCGTGTAGACAAGCACCGAACCCCCGTGGCCCACCAGTTTGTACCCGAAAAAGTTTGGAATTATGCTCAGCCCATAGCCGTAGGATTCACCGCCAAAAATCTGTAGAGGAAGCTTAACCCTTGGTTTTTCCATCTCCTCAATGGAATCTGGAGATGCTATCACGTGGTCGTTGTACTTTCCACGGTTAAGGTACATGATTATGTAATGCGCTAGGTCGATTGCGTTGCTTATGAGACCACCATCGGCGTATATGCCGTAGGGATGCCTAGATTTCATGCATTCTCCATTTCTGGTGATAATGTATGGAGTTGCTACGTCGGCATCAGCATCCACCTCTTTCTTTTGGAAGAAGCTTCGGTTCATCCCTAGGGGTTTGAGAATATTCTCTCTTACATACCTGTCGTAGCTTATGCCAGAAACCTTTTCAATGATGTGGCCCAATATGACGTAGCCCTCGTTAAGGTAGAACCACCTCTCTCCAGGTTTGGAAAAAGCCCACTGGTTTGCCTCTCGCATAAAGGTGATCAGGTCTTCAGAGGTCGCTATTGGAACCCATTTACCACCAGCCCCGACAACATAGCGAATCAAGGCTTCTGCATAGGCTAAAGCGGGTATACCCGAAGCGTGGCAGAGCAGGTGCCACACCTTCACTGGTTCACCTTTCCACTCTAGGTTTAGCGAGACATACTTGCTGACTGGATCATCAAGACTCAATTTTCCCTTTTCAACCAGCTGCATTATTGACAGGGCTGTGAAGGATTTTGTAACCGAGCCTACGCCATAAAGGGTTTGCGGGGTTGCTCTCAAACCATACTCGAGGTCTCTGAAACAGAAGCCCCTGCTATAAGCTAGTTCTCCATCTTTTACTACTGCAACGCTTAGACCTGGAAGGTGGGTTTTTGATATTTTCTCAAAGACAAAACTTTCAAATTTTCCATAGTCCACAAAGCTCACCCCTTCTACTGTCAGGTTTTTGTCTAATAAGTTTAAACTTTAAAGGTTGAGGCTTCAAAACTTTAAACGGGTGCTGGGCATGGACGAGGAGATTTGTGAATTTCAAGTTGGCAAGGCGAAAGTCTGCATTGTCCAAGGTGACATAACTGAGATGGATACTGATGCTATTGTTAACGCGGCAAACCCCTCCCTCATGGGAGGCGGAGGCGTGGATGGAGCTATTCACCGCAAGGGTGGACCGAAAATCCTTGAAGAATGCAAGAGAATAAGGGCAACCGAATATCCCAACGGACTTCCAACAGGAAAGGCGGTTATCACCACAGGGGGCAATCTCAAGGCTAGATATGTCATCCATACTGTTGGACCGATTTGGCGGGGTGGAGACCATGGTGAACCGGAGCTTCTAGCCGAAGCCTATTGCAACTCCCTGAAGCTAGCAGTTTCCAGAGGACTAAAAACTATATCCTTTCCATCGATTAGCACGGGGGCTTATGGCTACCCGATAGAGAAGGCGTGCAGAGTAGCCCTAACAACAGTTAAGGAGTTTCTGGAAAGGGAAAACCAACTCGAGAAAGTTGTGCTTGTCCTATTCAGCAAACGTGACTTTGAAATTTACAAGGAAGCTGCAAAAGAAATTTTGGGAAAGGCTAATATCTAATGTAGACTTTACCTCCAAGCTCTTCAACGCTTAACTTGAGCTTTTCCAAAATCCGTTTCATTTTATCATTAACAGTTTCCTGCCATCCCTTTGGACCGCTTGGAATTCGCACCTCTATAATGCAGTAGTATTGCTCTCCCAAGGGGCTCGTCAACCCTCACATGCATAGTCCGGGGTTGAGAACTTAAATCATGCGAATTTTAGGTATGAATCAGACGTATTCTAATGTCAGATTCCGAAAAAGTACAAGCGCTGTTAGTCGAGATCAAGAATTAAACATGGAATTAAACTCATGTACAATGGATCGTTGACATCACTTTTAACCAAAAGGGGATCAACATATGCAACTAGAGTTTTTCCATAGGCATCCGTTTTAATTCTCCAAAAGCGTTTCAAGTCCTTTTCGGCAAGCTTCCTCCTGCCTTCCATGTCGGATTTAGCTGCGAGTTCTATGGATTTTAGGTAGAAGTCCGTGATGGAGTAATTCACTAGCCTAATGTTGAACTTCAAATCCTTGTCACTGAGCTTCTCCGAGGTTTTTAGACTGGCAATCACAGCGTTTCCGAAATCATTTAGGCTTTGTTCTTTTAAAACGATCAAGGGGCAGATGAAGCGGGAGGCTTGGAAAAGTGAATCTAAAATTGGGTTATCCTCTATTTTTGGCAGAGTTAAAAGCTTCTTCCACTTTAGGTCAAGTTGCAAAGTCTCCGAAACTCCAAGTTCTCTATACCTAAACTTTCTTTTAAGCCATTCAAACTCCGCCTTGGGGGAGATAGCCCTCGAAAAGTAGACCACTCCCCTAAGGTTCTTAACGAGGTAGAGGTGCAAAGGCTCTGGATAGTCCACAAAATACTCTTGCGTTTTCAAAGTTTAAGTTTTATCGGTTCTTTTACAAGGCTTATGCGCTTGCAAAAGGCGCAAATTTCACCTGAAGATGGAAAACCACAGACTTTACATCTGCCAAGTGATGGCGTTTTCAGCTTAAGACCTTCAAGTAGGGGTATGAGTTCTAGAAACCTGTTTAAAAGCTGATGTTTAAAGTACGGGTTGTACTTAGATATGGTTTCCAGAATTTCTGTTCTCTTCCGCACCCCAGTCCTCTTAGAAAAGGGGCAATCAATCTCTCTGAAGGGTATATCCTCAAACAAGCAGTAGAGGAGATTCTCGTTTTCTGGACTGCGGATAAGCGGCTTAACTTTTGAAGCCATACCCTCAGCGAGGGGCGGCAGAACCGGTTTAAGTCTGACAAACTGCTCCCATCGTCCATATATAAAGTTGTTGAGCATCACGCCGACAACATCTTCAAGGTTATGTCCCGTTGCAAGCACTTGAACTTGAGCTTTCACTGCCATTTCTTCGAAAACTCGCCGCTTTATGGTGCCACAAACCGAACATAGCTTCTTCTTAAAGGATGTTTTCCTGAAATCATCTATTCTGATGCCTAATTCTTTATAAAGGTCGAAGACTTGCAATTCCACGTCCAACATGTCAGCCAGTTTCTCAACTTTTGCCTGGCAGTGTCCTGAATACTCAGGTATTCCTAGGTTTATGTGCAACGCCACAAGCTTAGTCTCCGGAAAAGCCCTTCGAAGGGCGTGGAGAAGCGCAGCGCTATCTTTGCCACCTGAAACCGCCACGCCCACTACGTTGTTCTCACGGAACATTTTGAATTCCTCCACAGTTTTCCTAATCCGGTTAACGTAAAATTCAATGAAACACTTGGAACACAAATTCATTCTGGCATATGGAATTTGCACCTCAGTTTTCGCTGAGCGGCACTTTCCGCAAATTAGGGGCATAGTTGCATCAACCCCTCAATGTTGCATCGCTGATAAAAGCGTTTAGTTCAACGCTTAAACGAATTTCAGCCCAAAATGGTTTTATAGATTCAAACCAATACTCTAAACCTCTGAGTTCAAAGTTAAATGGAAGTTTGATTATGTCTCAGGACAATTTGTTATTCTCTAGGAGACGAAAGCGTGTAATCATAATGGGGGCCGCTGGCAGAGACTTTCACAACTTTAACGTCTACTTTAGGGATAACGACGCATACGAAGTTGTAGCCTTCACGGCTACGCAGATACCGGGAATAGAGGGAAGAATCTATCCTCCGGAACTTGCAGGCAAAAATTATCCAAACGGCATACCCATATACCCTGAAGAAGACCTGGAGAGGCTGATAAGGGAATACGATGTTGACGAAGTTGTTTTTGCTTACAGTGATGTTTCCCACGAATACGTCATGCATAGGGCGTCCATTGCACTGGCAAATGGTGCAGACTTCAGGTTAATGGGACCGAAAACAACAATGTTGAAAGCCAACGTTCCCGTGGTGTCCGTTGGAGCTGTTAGGACGGGTTGTGGAAAAAGCCAAACCTCCAGACGCATCGCAAAAATATTGAAGGACAAGGGCTTAAACGTCGTCGTGGTCCGGCATCCAATGCCCTACGGAGACTTGCGAAAGCAGATTTGCCAACGCTTCGCAACCCATGAGGATCTGGACAAGTATAATTGCACAATAGAGGAAAGGGAAGAGTTTGAACCCCACTTGGAAAATGGTGTAATTGTTTATGCTGGTGTTGATTACGAGAAGATCCTCAGAGAAGCAGAGAAAGAAGCAGACGTAATAGTTTGGGATGGAGGAAACAACGACATACCCTTCTACAAGCCAGACCTGCACATAGTCGTTGCTGACCCCCATAGAGCCGGGCATGAACTGGCATATCATCCCGGAGAAACCAACCTCAGAATGGCAAACATCGTAATAATAAACAAAGTGGACACGGCAGACCCAGAAGACGTCAACCGCGTTAAAGAGAACATCAGAAAAGCAAACCCAAAAGCCCTTATTCTTGAGGCTGCATCGCCAATAACCGCCGACAAACCAGAGCTAATTAAAGGGAAACGTGTCCTAGTAATCGAAGATGGACCCACGCTGACCCATGGAGAAATGCCTTATGGCGCCGCAACAATTTTAGCCAAACAGCTTGGAGCCAGCGAGCTCGTTGACCCGAGACCCTACGCCGTTGGATCCATAAAAGAGGCTTATGAGGGATACCCCCACCTTGGCTCCGTGCTTCCAGCCCTCGGCTACGGCGAAAAACAAATCGCAGAACTTAACGAGACAATTGCCCGCACGCCATGCGACGTGGTTGTTATAGGGACACCTGTCGATTTAAGAAGACTCATAACCATAAACAAACCAACAGTCATGGTGAGGTATGAACTCAAAGTTTTAGGTCCCGTGTCCCTAGAGCAAGTTCTAGAAGACTTCCTTCAGAAGGCTTACAAACATGAACGGTGAAGGGGCAGAAATTTCCAGGATAAAAATAAGATTCACAATCGAGGGCTTAGGTGAAGCTGAGGGCGAGCTTGTCCGCCATCTAGCCCCAAGAACCGTAGACATGATTGTCCGGAAGCTTCCATTTGAAGGGAGGGCGGCTCTATGGGGAGAAGAAGTCTATTTCGAGATTCCGGTTAAGATGGGCGAGGAAAAAGCCAAAAGAACCGTTGAAAGGGGCACAATAGCCTTTTGGCCCATGGGAAGCGCCCTCTGCATATTCTATGGGGAAACTCAACCATATAGTTCGGTAAACGTTTTGGGAAGAATAACGAAAAACCTTGAAATTTTCAGTAAGGTGAAAAGTGGCGCCGTAATCAAGGTGGAAAAACTATAGGTAAACGCTTTCGCTCCAACTTTTGAGGAGCCTTTCACATTCCTCTTTTACTTCACGCTTCCTGGTCTTGTTTCTCAGAGTTTTAATGAATTCTATACGTTTTTCCACAGAGCGCCTTTCGGCTTCCCCGCCATAATACATTTTGCTCTCAATGTATTCCTTCATGTGGTTTGCTTTTTGTATGAATAGACTTGCGGCGTCAATGGGGTTGGCTACGGCGTATTTGTTTGCCCATATTACCGCTTCTGATTCGCGAAGCTGTGTGAAACCGTCAATCTCAATTATTCCTCGAATATAGGTTCTTAGAAAGTCATAGTAGCCCGCGGTTTTAACAAGTTTGAGGGCTTCTCTAACCTTTTGTTTAAATTCGGGGCTTCCCTTAACCCTTAAACGGTGCTTATAACCTTCTCTGGTAAGCTTTTCCGCTTCTTTAATTTCTTCTTCTGTACAGATCCTCTCGGGATAAGGCAAGCAGGCTCGCCCCAAAATGGGATGTGTAAAGATTGTTAATCCACAGCCTTGTATATTTTGATGTCATGGTTTCCGGAGACCAGTTGGACCAAACCATCATTTTCAAGTCGTTCGAGCAAGTCTTTTGCGGCGCTTATCCTAATGTTAAAACGGGATGCGACGGCATAGGGTGTTAAAACCCGCATTTTTCTTAGTTCTTCCAACATTTTGCCGCCTTTAATGTCTGGAACCAATATTCCAGCCATCTTTTTCTCTTTCGGAGCTGCTTTTTCCTTCTCTTTTTCCTTTTTCTTTTTCTCCTCCTCGCTTTTTCGCATTTGCATGCGTTCCATTTGTTTTAGTGATAGCTTCTTTTTTCCACCCACAGCTTGACACCCTGGTTTTTAGAATATTCGCTCCGCGCCTTATATCTATTACTAAAAATTGTGAAAAAGAGGGGTTTTGGGTTATCGGCCCATAACTTTTCGAGCAGCGATTTCGATGTCCTCAGCCTTTATCGTTTTTCGCCCCGTGTGCATAGCGAAGTCCAAAGCTTCCTTGGCTATTTTAATCCCAATTTCTTCTAAAGCCTTTGCAAGCTCTTTGGCGGCAGCTTCGCTTACTCTTTCTGCACCGGCTTTCTTGCAAATTCTATGCATGGGGGCTATTGCCAACTCTAAATCAGCCATAAAGACGCCTCCATGGCTTCTTTTTGTATTTGAAGCAATATTTAACGTTTATTGCATTTTATCTTCCAAAAATACAGTCTAAAGCTCAGCATTCTTTATTCAACAGAGGAAATTATAAAAACTTCCGGTAGTCAGTTTATGCTCAAAGTGGAGCAAAATGAAACAGTTGAGGTTCGTTGACGCACACATACACCTTTCAGACGAGGAGTATTCGGGAAAAATTGAAGAGATCCTTTTGGACGCTAGGAATTCCAATGTTGTCGCGTTGGTTTCCAATTCCATGGATCTTGAAACCAGCATCAAAAGCCTAGAACTGGCTATGCAATACGAGGGGGAGGTCTATGCCGCCTTGGGAATTCACCCTTGGAGTGTCAACAATTTGACCGAGGAAGCGCTTCGTCAAACCTGCGAATTTATCCTAAAGCAAAGGCGGAACAAGGCTGTTGTAGCCATCGGAGAGGTTGGCTTAGACTACAAGTATGACGAGATATGGGATCAGCAGCTGAGGGTTTTTGATGAAATGCTTAGGCTGGCTGAAAAATTGGACTTGCCCGTCATAATTCATTCCAGAGGGACAACTGCAAGTATTGTGGACATGCTTCCATCCTATCGCTTGAAAAAGGTTCTTCTCCACTGGTTCAGCAACCCCATAAGCGCGCTGTCTAAGGCTATAGATCATGGATACTACATAAGCGAAGGTCCTCCCGTAGTCTATTCCGAGGGCATTCGAGACGTTGTTAAACGTGTTCCTCTGGAAAATCTCTTGA harbors:
- a CDS encoding DUF367 family protein, whose amino-acid sequence is MQRCKRQVQQKSLKIVVYHAGQCDPKKCTALKLKRHGLVRLVRQIKLLPKGAVILNPFSKIAFSPADKERIEKCGLAALDFSWEHAEKPLMKNVRGASRCLPYLIAGNPVNFGCPTKLSTVEALAAALYIAGFKEDAYRLLAIFKWGHTFIELNREMLEEYARAKNSREVIEKQKKFLSQHEIKTPKTVE
- a CDS encoding LysE family transporter; translated protein: MDLPIFIASVVLISLSGVMAPGPVFAVTVAKGYESKKAGALIALGHGVIEFPLIFLLYLGLSEFFRSVHVQKTISFVGGIVLIFLGFQMFRNRGKIGLKPQSSGYTSLVAGFIATTANPYFFLWWATVGATLVLNASMFGYLGIVLFAVVHWSCDLVWDTFVSITVFKSRRLWTQKVFDVIFAFCFAVLAVFGVWFIASALLW
- a CDS encoding serine hydrolase, whose product is MDYGKFESFVFEKISKTHLPGLSVAVVKDGELAYSRGFCFRDLEYGLRATPQTLYGVGSVTKSFTALSIMQLVEKGKLSLDDPVSKYVSLNLEWKGEPVKVWHLLCHASGIPALAYAEALIRYVVGAGGKWVPIATSEDLITFMREANQWAFSKPGERWFYLNEGYVILGHIIEKVSGISYDRYVRENILKPLGMNRSFFQKKEVDADADVATPYIITRNGECMKSRHPYGIYADGGLISNAIDLAHYIIMYLNRGKYNDHVIASPDSIEEMEKPRVKLPLQIFGGESYGYGLSIIPNFFGYKLVGHGGSVLVYTAYMGYIPEKKVGVVLLANGSGYPMSQMGLYALVMLVGEDPEKLPFVKVESTYEQLTGIYETYKGTMDAKVVAKGGLLQIEICDKYVDMVIPLIPENLEGNVKKFYAFQAGGKLPVEFIIENNSVELIYERYRFKKVSGLP
- a CDS encoding O-acetyl-ADP-ribose deacetylase, which codes for MDEEICEFQVGKAKVCIVQGDITEMDTDAIVNAANPSLMGGGGVDGAIHRKGGPKILEECKRIRATEYPNGLPTGKAVITTGGNLKARYVIHTVGPIWRGGDHGEPELLAEAYCNSLKLAVSRGLKTISFPSISTGAYGYPIEKACRVALTTVKEFLERENQLEKVVLVLFSKRDFEIYKEAAKEILGKANI
- a CDS encoding ATP-binding protein, with amino-acid sequence MPLICGKCRSAKTEVQIPYARMNLCSKCFIEFYVNRIRKTVEEFKMFRENNVVGVAVSGGKDSAALLHALRRAFPETKLVALHINLGIPEYSGHCQAKVEKLADMLDVELQVFDLYKELGIRIDDFRKTSFKKKLCSVCGTIKRRVFEEMAVKAQVQVLATGHNLEDVVGVMLNNFIYGRWEQFVRLKPVLPPLAEGMASKVKPLIRSPENENLLYCLFEDIPFREIDCPFSKRTGVRKRTEILETISKYNPYFKHQLLNRFLELIPLLEGLKLKTPSLGRCKVCGFPSSGEICAFCKRISLVKEPIKLKL
- a CDS encoding cyclic 2,3-diphosphoglycerate synthase, with the protein product MGAAGRDFHNFNVYFRDNDAYEVVAFTATQIPGIEGRIYPPELAGKNYPNGIPIYPEEDLERLIREYDVDEVVFAYSDVSHEYVMHRASIALANGADFRLMGPKTTMLKANVPVVSVGAVRTGCGKSQTSRRIAKILKDKGLNVVVVRHPMPYGDLRKQICQRFATHEDLDKYNCTIEEREEFEPHLENGVIVYAGVDYEKILREAEKEADVIVWDGGNNDIPFYKPDLHIVVADPHRAGHELAYHPGETNLRMANIVIINKVDTADPEDVNRVKENIRKANPKALILEAASPITADKPELIKGKRVLVIEDGPTLTHGEMPYGAATILAKQLGASELVDPRPYAVGSIKEAYEGYPHLGSVLPALGYGEKQIAELNETIARTPCDVVVIGTPVDLRRLITINKPTVMVRYELKVLGPVSLEQVLEDFLQKAYKHER
- a CDS encoding cyclophilin-like fold protein, with the protein product MNGEGAEISRIKIRFTIEGLGEAEGELVRHLAPRTVDMIVRKLPFEGRAALWGEEVYFEIPVKMGEEKAKRTVERGTIAFWPMGSALCIFYGETQPYSSVNVLGRITKNLEIFSKVKSGAVIKVEKL
- a CDS encoding NFYB/HAP3 family transcription factor subunit, encoding MADLELAIAPMHRICKKAGAERVSEAAAKELAKALEEIGIKIAKEALDFAMHTGRKTIKAEDIEIAARKVMGR
- a CDS encoding TatD family hydrolase is translated as MKQLRFVDAHIHLSDEEYSGKIEEILLDARNSNVVALVSNSMDLETSIKSLELAMQYEGEVYAALGIHPWSVNNLTEEALRQTCEFILKQRRNKAVVAIGEVGLDYKYDEIWDQQLRVFDEMLRLAEKLDLPVIIHSRGTTASIVDMLPSYRLKKVLLHWFSNPISALSKAIDHGYYISEGPPVVYSEGIRDVVKRVPLENLLTETDGPVRYFRSPFDGRLTSPAFLPKVVNAIAEIKRKDVSEVAEQILKNFEEFFGLKLKKED